In Myotis daubentonii chromosome 16, mMyoDau2.1, whole genome shotgun sequence, one DNA window encodes the following:
- the LOC132219342 gene encoding phosphofurin acidic cluster sorting protein 2-like: MRFLVIPLGPHPLASYLGSMDCRYNHLFQDLYWRDMFNNLESENTLQDTQDVVSRISEYVAGANCVYLLPIAEAILMSKQQRPNEKSTQLIPFVGAVKVGRVEPSAAMSGGSDDVVLSWCGELLSPTGKASPNTLSPTSMSGGLSSTSQSVHAQMMELQVDYWTAVQPIDTKRVAEKKQLPTTKNTLKCFFQSVQVSRLPRSGEGTATPAMSMTVVTKERKKKAPKKTTDEDVESQSQCIQGIGRLVCRAKHQQSMLPVVIDGVEWNDVAFFQLSAQWSSHVKHFPICIFGHNNPTF, translated from the coding sequence atgcgcttcctggtcatcccgctgggtccccaccccttggccagctACCTGGGCTCCATGGATTGCCGCTACAACCACTTGTTCCAGGACCTGTACTGGCGGGACATGTTCAACAACCTGGAGTCTGAGAACaccttgcaggacacacaggacgtTGTGTCCAGAATCTCTGAGTACGTTGCGGGGGCCAACTGTGTCtacctgctgcccattgctgaggccattctcatgtctaagcagcagcgccccaatgaaaagtccacacagctcatcccctttgtgggggcagtgaaggttggaagagtggaACCATCTGCAGCCATGTCAGGAGGCTCAGATGATGTAGTCCTCTCATGGTGCGGTGAGCTTCTGTCCCCTACCGGGAAGGCCTCACCCAACACACTCTCCCCCACATCAatgagtgggggcctgtcctccaccagccagagtgtccatgcacagatgatggagctgcaggtggattactggacagcAGTCCAGCCAATAGATACGAAGAGAGTCGCAGAGAAGAAACAGCTGCCTACCACCAAAAACACACTCAagtgcttcttccagtctgtccaggtcagcaggctgccccgcagtggtgagggcacagcaacacctgccatgtccatgactgtggtcaccaaggagagaaaaaagaaggcgcccaagaaaaccacggacgaggatgtggagtcccaaagccagtgcatccagggcatTGGTCGCCTGGTTTGCAGGGCCAAGCACCAGCAGAGCATGCTGCCGGTCGTCATCGATGGCGTGGAGTGGAATGACGTGGCGTTTTTCCAGTTGTCcgcccagtggtcctcccacgtcaagcacttccccatctgcatcttcggacacaacaatcccaccttctag